One window of the Archangium primigenium genome contains the following:
- a CDS encoding MlaD family protein produces MRVGAFVVMALVMAGLVVMLIGKKTHLFEKQVVYLTYFTGVEGLSEHSPVWLNGLEIGRVDGVGFPTTPGEKRMEVRLKLSAAYAERIRGDTVAELSSLGVLGDKAVNLTLGSLDQPVVAAGGIIPSTTGGDVAAMMKGASKVLEDAVVVSATLRKAAEAYANPAMAEDVAAGVRSLRKLLEEVEKGDGVLHALIYDKETGREVRSLMANASRTAARMDRAIAHVDALLAEVEHGQGTAHALIYGQDGANALKELGSAAGQLAGLLADAKTNPDGAVHQLVYGSAGSMLSDLGSAAADIKQITGMVARGEGSLGAILKDPTVYEDLRQVVGNVKRNKVMRALVRFAIDNNDNVQYVGRPLTPQDAAARQAIGGSGPALAPGEPSLVPLPVP; encoded by the coding sequence TTGCGGGTCGGCGCCTTCGTGGTGATGGCCCTGGTGATGGCGGGGCTCGTCGTCATGCTCATTGGCAAGAAGACGCACCTGTTCGAAAAGCAGGTCGTCTACCTCACCTATTTCACGGGCGTGGAGGGGTTGTCCGAGCACTCGCCCGTGTGGCTCAACGGCCTGGAGATCGGCCGGGTGGACGGGGTGGGCTTTCCCACCACGCCCGGCGAGAAGCGCATGGAGGTGCGGCTCAAGCTGAGCGCCGCCTACGCGGAGCGCATCCGCGGCGACACCGTGGCGGAGCTCTCCAGCCTGGGCGTGCTCGGGGACAAGGCGGTGAACCTCACCCTGGGCTCGCTGGACCAGCCCGTGGTGGCCGCGGGCGGCATCATCCCCAGCACCACGGGCGGCGACGTGGCCGCGATGATGAAGGGCGCCTCCAAGGTGCTCGAGGACGCGGTGGTGGTGAGCGCCACCCTGCGCAAGGCCGCCGAGGCCTACGCCAACCCCGCCATGGCCGAGGACGTGGCCGCCGGCGTGCGCAGCCTGCGCAAGCTGCTCGAGGAGGTGGAGAAGGGCGACGGCGTCCTCCACGCCCTCATCTATGACAAGGAGACGGGCCGCGAGGTGCGCTCCCTCATGGCCAACGCCTCGCGCACCGCCGCCCGCATGGACCGCGCCATCGCCCACGTGGACGCCCTGCTCGCCGAGGTCGAGCACGGCCAGGGCACCGCCCATGCCCTCATCTACGGCCAGGACGGCGCCAACGCCCTCAAGGAGCTGGGCTCCGCCGCCGGACAGCTCGCCGGGCTGCTCGCCGACGCGAAGACGAACCCCGATGGCGCCGTGCACCAGCTCGTCTACGGCAGCGCGGGCAGCATGCTCTCGGACCTGGGCAGCGCCGCCGCCGACATCAAGCAGATCACCGGCATGGTCGCGCGCGGCGAGGGCTCGCTCGGCGCCATCCTCAAGGACCCCACCGTCTACGAGGACCTGCGCCAGGTCGTGGGCAACGTGAAGCGCAACAAGGTCATGCGCGCGCTCGTGCGCTTCGCCATCGACAACAACGACAACGTCCAGTACGTGGGCCGGCCGCTCACGCCCCAGGACGCCGCGGCCCGTCAGGCCATCGGCGGCTCGGGTCCGGCGCTGGCGCCTGGTGAGCCCTCGCTGGTGCCGCTGCCCGTGCCCTAG
- a CDS encoding peptidylprolyl isomerase: protein MRAPLLPACCVLLLLASSSLAAPKEAPARASPEARPVTVILQTDVGEIELVLDAARAPLTVRNFLHYVDAGLFSGGVFHRTVTPGNQPDKAVKIEVIQGGIAPGKASAQRAPIALERTKDTGLTHQDGTVSMARDAPDSAQSDFFICVGDQPALDFGGQRNPDGQGFAAFGRVVRGMDVVRAIQKAPAEGQRLTPPIQILRATRKD, encoded by the coding sequence ATGCGCGCTCCGCTCCTCCCCGCCTGCTGTGTCCTGTTGCTGCTCGCGTCGTCCTCCCTCGCCGCGCCGAAGGAGGCTCCGGCGCGAGCGTCCCCGGAGGCCCGGCCCGTGACGGTGATCCTCCAGACGGACGTGGGTGAGATCGAGCTCGTGCTGGACGCCGCCCGCGCGCCCCTCACCGTGAGGAACTTCCTGCACTACGTGGACGCGGGCCTGTTCTCGGGCGGCGTGTTCCACCGCACCGTGACGCCCGGCAACCAGCCGGACAAGGCGGTGAAGATCGAGGTCATCCAGGGCGGCATCGCGCCCGGGAAGGCGTCCGCGCAACGCGCGCCCATCGCCCTGGAGCGCACGAAGGACACCGGGCTCACGCACCAGGACGGCACGGTGTCCATGGCGCGGGATGCGCCCGACTCCGCGCAGTCCGACTTCTTCATCTGCGTGGGAGACCAGCCCGCCCTGGACTTCGGCGGCCAGCGCAACCCGGATGGCCAGGGCTTCGCCGCCTTCGGTCGAGTGGTGCGCGGCATGGACGTGGTGCGCGCCATCCAGAAGGCGCCCGCCGAGGGCCAGCGGCTCACCCCGCCCATCCAGATTCTCCGCGCCACGCGCAAGGACTGA
- a CDS encoding Tox-REase-5 domain-containing protein: MGLLLVLALLGGCVTAPVRVDGRGEGGAGGFPSRTRDAFQEVQEASGLVASARLPVGGVLEPERARQLLSHLAKAPVTTRRFAPRRVFAWLLRESLEGGERVDAAELCWRAERFDFLVVLRPDGYWADALSGTSLGRAGPVALVEGEWRVGPLRVGDFYFSRGGVFFPVTGALRRAEGPPVAELGLGRDPLNAALEGAQDAVGELAVGLARTMLHPIRTVEGLAQLPETVALLIASSPEYFARYGALPREEQIREAARLSTHVLLLLGSAEATVGRLGGLGAPVLSLSARGELVWSSGGVTRGAAVRPALMGPGALSVLHMAGRDRGQAASAPPASSRGPGTWTYKKPTTESLQAREYQEQVTGRPSWYVYMVEEVEFDGFNGRELLEAKGASYKNFLTKGGSIQPWFEASSGFQDLLKQSRRQSGIARTLNVPVVWHVAETEFVHFLRKLFKSNGWDNIVIRHTPPAR; encoded by the coding sequence ATGGGGTTACTCCTTGTGCTCGCGCTGCTCGGGGGCTGCGTTACGGCGCCGGTGCGCGTGGATGGGCGAGGGGAGGGCGGCGCGGGGGGCTTTCCCTCGCGCACCCGGGACGCCTTCCAGGAGGTCCAGGAGGCCAGTGGACTGGTGGCTTCCGCGCGGCTGCCGGTGGGCGGGGTGCTCGAGCCGGAGCGGGCGCGCCAGCTCCTGTCTCATCTGGCGAAGGCGCCCGTCACCACGAGGCGCTTCGCACCGCGTCGGGTGTTCGCGTGGTTGCTGCGAGAGAGCTTGGAGGGCGGTGAGCGGGTCGACGCCGCCGAGCTGTGCTGGCGGGCCGAGCGCTTCGACTTCCTCGTGGTGCTGCGCCCGGATGGCTACTGGGCCGATGCGCTCTCCGGCACATCCCTGGGGCGGGCGGGCCCGGTGGCGCTCGTCGAGGGCGAATGGCGGGTGGGCCCCCTGCGCGTGGGGGACTTCTACTTCTCACGCGGGGGCGTCTTCTTTCCTGTCACCGGGGCCCTGCGGCGCGCCGAGGGGCCTCCCGTGGCGGAGTTGGGCCTGGGCCGAGACCCCCTCAACGCCGCGCTGGAGGGTGCCCAGGACGCCGTGGGCGAGCTGGCGGTGGGGCTGGCGCGAACGATGCTCCATCCCATCCGCACCGTGGAGGGGCTCGCGCAACTGCCCGAGACGGTGGCGCTCCTCATCGCCTCCTCGCCCGAGTACTTCGCGCGCTATGGGGCCCTGCCTCGCGAGGAGCAGATCCGCGAGGCGGCGCGCCTGTCCACCCATGTCCTCCTGCTACTGGGCAGCGCGGAGGCCACGGTGGGCCGCCTGGGAGGACTGGGCGCGCCGGTGCTGTCACTGTCGGCCCGGGGTGAGCTTGTCTGGAGTTCGGGAGGGGTGACTCGAGGGGCGGCGGTGCGGCCGGCGCTCATGGGCCCAGGTGCCCTGTCCGTCCTCCACATGGCGGGTCGCGACAGGGGCCAGGCGGCGTCTGCTCCGCCGGCCTCCTCGCGAGGGCCGGGCACGTGGACATACAAGAAGCCCACCACGGAGTCGCTCCAGGCCCGGGAGTACCAGGAGCAGGTGACGGGCAGGCCCTCCTGGTACGTGTACATGGTGGAGGAGGTCGAGTTCGATGGCTTCAACGGCCGAGAACTGCTCGAGGCCAAGGGCGCCAGCTACAAGAACTTCCTCACGAAGGGCGGTAGCATTCAGCCTTGGTTCGAGGCGAGTTCTGGATTCCAGGATCTACTCAAGCAGAGCAGACGCCAATCCGGTATCGCTCGGACGCTGAATGTGCCGGTGGTCTGGCATGTGGCTGAAACAGAGTTCGTTCATTTTCTTCGCAAACTCTTCAAGAGTAACGGATGGGACAACATCGTCATCCGCCATACGCCGCCTGCGCGGTGA
- a CDS encoding ABC transporter ATP-binding protein: protein MFSRPSPRLQFRPPQAGEELIRFEHLQKSFGPKRIYDDVLLSVNAGETLTVIGGSGTGKSVLLKCLIGLLRQDEGRILFQGQDLTGFREEDFIALRRHVAMVFQGAALFDSLSVGENISYPLHEHFPEMKAEQVRARVAEKLALVGLRDTEHLRPSDLSGGMRKRVGLARAIATNPEVILWDEPTTGLDPVTTETINQLILTMQRELGCTSIVVTHDMMSAFTVSDRIAMLANRRIVQVGTPEEMKRSTVPEVRAFLDARGQELEREAAS, encoded by the coding sequence ATGTTCTCGCGCCCTTCGCCGCGTCTGCAGTTCCGTCCGCCCCAAGCCGGGGAGGAGCTCATCCGCTTCGAGCACCTCCAGAAGTCATTCGGTCCCAAGCGCATCTACGACGACGTCCTCCTGTCGGTGAACGCGGGCGAGACGCTCACGGTGATTGGCGGCTCGGGCACGGGCAAGAGCGTGCTGCTCAAGTGCCTCATCGGGCTGCTCCGTCAGGACGAGGGGCGCATCCTCTTCCAGGGGCAGGACCTCACGGGCTTTCGCGAGGAGGATTTCATCGCGCTGCGCCGGCACGTGGCCATGGTATTCCAGGGCGCGGCGCTGTTCGACTCACTCTCGGTGGGGGAGAACATCTCCTACCCGCTGCACGAGCACTTCCCGGAGATGAAGGCCGAGCAGGTGCGCGCGCGCGTGGCGGAGAAGCTCGCCCTGGTGGGCCTGCGCGACACCGAGCACCTCAGGCCCTCGGACCTGTCCGGCGGCATGCGCAAGCGCGTGGGGCTGGCGCGCGCCATCGCCACCAACCCCGAGGTCATCCTCTGGGACGAGCCCACGACGGGCCTGGATCCCGTCACCACCGAGACCATCAACCAGCTCATCCTCACGATGCAGCGGGAGCTCGGCTGCACGTCCATCGTGGTCACCCACGACATGATGAGCGCCTTCACGGTCTCGGATCGTATCGCCATGTTGGCCAATCGAAGAATCGTCCAGGTGGGCACGCCCGAGGAGATGAAGCGCTCCACGGTGCCCGAGGTGCGCGCCTTCCTGGACGCGCGTGGACAGGAATTGGAGCGGGAGGCGGCGTCGTGA
- a CDS encoding Tox-REase-5 domain-containing protein has protein sequence MLALLGGCATVPVRGEGGAGGFPSRTRDAFQEVQEASGLVASARLPVGGVLEPERARQLLSHLAKAPVTTRRFAPRRVFAWLLRESLEGGERVDAAELCWRAERFDFLVVLRPDGYWADALSGTPLGRAGPVALVEGEWRVGPLRVGDFYVSRGGVFFPVTGALRRAEGPPVAELGLGRDPLNAALEGAQDAVSELAVGLAQTILHPIRTVEGLAQLPETVALLIASSPEYFARYGALPHEEQVREAARLSTHVLLLLGSAEATVGRLGGLGAPVLSLSARGELVWSSGGVAQGAAVRSALMGPGALSVLHMASRDKGQAVSAPPASSPGPGKWTYKKPTTESVQAREYQEQVTGRPSWYVYMVEEVEFDGFNGRELLEAKGASYKNFLTKNGEVQSWFEAGKGFNGLVEQAGNQSRVAKRLNVPVVWHVAEVEFAAFLRTLFKENGWGNIIVRHTPPTR, from the coding sequence GTGCTCGCGCTGCTCGGGGGCTGCGCCACGGTGCCGGTGCGAGGGGAGGGCGGCGCGGGGGGCTTTCCCTCGCGCACCCGGGACGCCTTCCAGGAGGTCCAGGAGGCCAGTGGACTGGTGGCTTCCGCGCGGCTGCCGGTGGGCGGGGTGCTCGAGCCGGAGCGGGCGCGCCAGCTCCTGTCTCATTTGGCGAAGGCGCCCGTCACCACGAGGCGCTTCGCACCGCGTCGGGTGTTCGCGTGGTTGCTGCGAGAGAGCTTGGAGGGCGGTGAGCGGGTCGACGCCGCCGAGCTGTGCTGGCGGGCCGAGCGCTTCGACTTCCTCGTGGTGTTGCGCCCGGATGGCTACTGGGCCGATGCACTCTCCGGCACACCCCTGGGCCGCGCGGGCCCGGTGGCGCTCGTCGAGGGCGAATGGCGGGTGGGCCCCCTGCGCGTGGGGGATTTCTACGTCTCACGCGGGGGCGTCTTCTTTCCTGTCACCGGGGCCCTGCGGCGCGCCGAGGGACCTCCGGTGGCGGAGTTGGGCCTGGGCCGGGACCCCCTCAACGCCGCGCTGGAGGGTGCCCAGGACGCCGTGAGCGAGCTGGCGGTAGGGCTGGCGCAAACGATTCTCCATCCCATCCGCACCGTGGAGGGGCTCGCGCAACTGCCCGAGACGGTGGCGCTCCTCATCGCCTCCTCGCCCGAGTACTTCGCGCGCTATGGCGCTCTGCCTCACGAGGAGCAGGTTCGCGAGGCGGCGCGCCTGTCCACGCATGTCCTCCTGTTGCTGGGGAGCGCGGAGGCCACGGTGGGTCGCCTGGGAGGACTGGGTGCGCCGGTGCTGTCGCTGTCGGCCCGGGGCGAACTCGTCTGGAGTTCGGGAGGGGTGGCGCAAGGGGCGGCGGTGCGGTCGGCGCTCATGGGCCCAGGTGCCCTGTCCGTCCTCCACATGGCGAGTCGCGACAAGGGACAGGCGGTGTCTGCTCCGCCGGCTTCCTCACCAGGACCGGGCAAGTGGACCTACAAGAAGCCCACCACGGAGTCGGTCCAGGCCCGGGAGTATCAGGAGCAGGTGACGGGCAGGCCCTCCTGGTACGTGTACATGGTGGAGGAGGTCGAGTTCGATGGCTTCAACGGCCGTGAACTGCTCGAGGCCAAGGGCGCCAGTTACAAAAACTTTCTCACGAAGAATGGCGAGGTGCAGTCATGGTTCGAGGCGGGAAAGGGTTTCAATGGGCTGGTTGAACAAGCCGGCAATCAGTCACGAGTCGCCAAGAGGTTGAATGTGCCGGTCGTTTGGCATGTGGCCGAGGTGGAGTTCGCGGCTTTCCTTCGAACGCTGTTCAAGGAAAACGGTTGGGGCAATATCATCGTCCGCCATACGCCGCCAACGCGGTGA
- a CDS encoding SDR family NAD(P)-dependent oxidoreductase yields MDLELKGRTALVTGSSRGIGRAIALGLAREGVKVCLSARGAEGLDAVAAELRAAGAEVAQVAGDVATPEGAQAAVETAVRAFGGLDILVNNVGGSGGAGAFDAATAAQWKDVVDRNLLSTVWCSQHAVEHMKARGGGCIVHINSIFGREYATSAPYTAAKAAVTALTKEMAVDLARHRIRVNGVAPGAILFPGGSWDKRRQKDPEKVEKMVREEFPWGRFGTPEEVAEVVVFLCSERARWVTGATVPVDGAQGRAF; encoded by the coding sequence ATGGACCTGGAACTCAAAGGCAGGACGGCCCTGGTGACGGGCAGCAGCCGGGGCATCGGACGGGCGATCGCCCTGGGCCTCGCGCGCGAGGGCGTGAAGGTGTGCCTGAGCGCGCGCGGGGCGGAGGGGCTCGACGCGGTGGCCGCCGAGCTGCGCGCGGCGGGCGCCGAGGTGGCCCAGGTGGCTGGCGACGTGGCCACGCCCGAGGGCGCCCAGGCGGCGGTGGAGACGGCGGTGCGGGCCTTCGGCGGGCTCGACATCCTCGTGAACAACGTGGGGGGCAGCGGGGGCGCGGGCGCCTTCGACGCCGCCACGGCCGCGCAGTGGAAGGACGTGGTGGACCGCAACCTCCTGTCCACCGTGTGGTGCAGCCAGCACGCGGTGGAGCACATGAAGGCCCGGGGCGGCGGCTGCATCGTGCACATCAACTCCATCTTCGGCCGGGAATACGCCACGAGCGCGCCCTACACGGCGGCCAAGGCGGCGGTGACGGCGCTCACCAAGGAGATGGCCGTGGACCTGGCGCGCCACCGCATCCGCGTCAACGGCGTGGCCCCGGGCGCCATCCTGTTTCCGGGTGGGAGCTGGGACAAGCGGCGGCAGAAGGACCCGGAGAAGGTGGAGAAGATGGTGCGCGAGGAGTTCCCCTGGGGCCGCTTCGGCACGCCCGAGGAGGTGGCCGAGGTGGTCGTCTTCCTCTGCTCCGAGCGGGCGCGCTGGGTAACGGGCGCCACCGTGCCCGTGGACGGGGCCCAGGGCCGCGCGTTCTGA
- a CDS encoding ABC transporter permease translates to MTPEAQVGPAPVAAPAVDEDSFRARMKERMERLGSLALMTWQVVTRAVSPPYSPSAFIYQLEALGVRSLPIALLTATFAGLVISLQFGFFLARFGVQYTVGRVVVLTLFRELSPVLIALTVGARVGSGIAAELGSMTVTEQVDAIRALGADPLRKLVVPRVLACLVLTPALTVLADVIGMGAGALVVNVQYGIGFNLFFKGALDVILMSDFLSGVFKGFVFGGIIGIVGCFKGLTVQNGTEGVGRATTETVAITSVTVCLADFFITKLTLSL, encoded by the coding sequence ATGACCCCCGAGGCCCAGGTCGGACCCGCTCCGGTCGCGGCGCCCGCCGTCGACGAGGACTCGTTCCGCGCGCGCATGAAGGAGCGCATGGAGCGGCTCGGCTCGCTCGCGCTCATGACGTGGCAGGTGGTCACCCGCGCGGTGAGCCCGCCATACTCGCCCTCCGCGTTCATCTACCAACTCGAGGCCCTGGGCGTGCGCTCGCTGCCCATCGCCCTGCTCACCGCCACCTTCGCCGGGCTCGTCATCTCCCTGCAGTTCGGCTTCTTCCTGGCGCGCTTCGGCGTGCAGTACACCGTGGGCCGCGTCGTGGTGCTCACCCTGTTTCGCGAGCTGTCCCCCGTGCTCATCGCCCTCACCGTGGGCGCGCGCGTGGGCTCGGGCATCGCCGCGGAGCTGGGCAGCATGACCGTCACCGAGCAGGTGGATGCCATCCGGGCGCTCGGGGCCGACCCCCTGCGCAAGCTCGTGGTGCCGCGCGTGCTCGCCTGTCTGGTGCTCACCCCGGCGCTCACCGTGCTCGCGGACGTCATCGGCATGGGGGCCGGCGCCCTGGTGGTCAACGTGCAGTACGGCATCGGGTTCAACCTGTTCTTCAAGGGCGCGCTCGACGTCATCCTGATGTCCGACTTCCTCTCGGGCGTGTTCAAGGGCTTCGTCTTCGGCGGCATCATCGGCATCGTGGGCTGCTTCAAGGGCCTCACCGTGCAGAACGGCACCGAGGGCGTGGGCCGCGCCACCACCGAGACCGTGGCCATCACCTCGGTGACGGTGTGCCTGGCCGACTTCTTCATCACCAAGCTCACCCTCTCGCTCTGA
- a CDS encoding Imm52 family immunity protein, with translation MFERHYLGAYWGPRKETALECARRAEFFFHLLAECDPTLVQWYRGGRGFPRELPGFPVTSTSEEWEKLFLRGVNRTDATKRVIEDLGFRENVWNAKKLRTRVELHCGEYSIFGNGNTCLIYPPEEGPERERMLCAPLMSEVLKSVALAWDPDFAMVSSTPMVDLIQKRPREVRVGWLTYLSRRQGRLPPLPAPVRIEPVGELGWLLVLSEEAMTATDPEHVAFTARVRELLDRAGLIERPPPSAPVE, from the coding sequence ATGTTCGAGAGGCATTACCTGGGGGCGTACTGGGGCCCTCGGAAAGAGACTGCGCTGGAGTGCGCCCGGCGCGCGGAGTTCTTCTTCCACCTGCTCGCTGAGTGTGACCCGACCCTCGTTCAATGGTATCGCGGAGGGCGTGGATTTCCTCGTGAACTGCCAGGCTTTCCAGTCACCTCCACTTCAGAAGAGTGGGAGAAGTTGTTCCTTCGTGGCGTCAATCGCACGGACGCCACCAAGCGAGTCATCGAGGACCTTGGCTTTCGCGAGAACGTCTGGAACGCGAAGAAGCTCCGCACGCGTGTCGAGCTGCACTGCGGCGAGTATTCGATCTTCGGGAACGGGAACACGTGCCTGATCTACCCGCCCGAGGAGGGCCCTGAGCGCGAGCGGATGCTGTGCGCTCCGCTGATGTCCGAGGTGCTCAAGAGCGTGGCCCTGGCGTGGGACCCGGACTTCGCCATGGTCAGCTCGACCCCGATGGTGGACCTCATCCAGAAGCGTCCGCGCGAGGTGCGCGTGGGCTGGTTGACCTATTTGTCCCGCCGCCAGGGACGGCTGCCGCCCTTGCCCGCGCCCGTGCGCATCGAGCCCGTGGGGGAACTCGGCTGGTTGCTCGTGCTCTCCGAGGAGGCGATGACGGCCACGGACCCCGAGCACGTGGCCTTCACGGCGCGTGTGCGTGAACTGTTGGACCGCGCCGGCCTCATCGAGCGGCCTCCGCCCAGTGCTCCGGTCGAGTGA